From the genome of Primulina eburnea isolate SZY01 chromosome 12, ASM2296580v1, whole genome shotgun sequence, one region includes:
- the LOC140808258 gene encoding UDP-glycosyltransferase 74B1, which translates to MEEMQTRIPHIVVLPYPGQGHINPLLQFAKRLASKGVKATVATTHYTVKSIQAAGIAVEPISDGFDQGGFTQAQNEDSYLKSFKENGAKTLSQLIQKYQDTSLPVTCIIYDSFFPWALDVAHQHGILGASFFTNSATVCAIFCHLHNGALALPVNVDDDEPLVLPGLPPLKACDVPGFIKAPESYPAYLAMKLSQFSNLQKADFVFANSFQELEGKEAKSVAKSWPAKLVGPMVPSYYLDGRIEGDKGYGASLWKPLSGHCTKWLATKPPRSVAYISFGSMVELTSKQTEEIAYALMRSNVQFLWVLRDTERHKLPTQFVDATEHRGLVVSWCNQLEVLANGAVGCFVTHCGWNSTVEGLSLGVPMVAIPQWSDQMTDAKFIEEVWGVGVRCREDEFGVVRSEEFLFCLKEVMEGKKTEVVRRNARKWRDLAKAAVGGEGSSDKCIDEFVTRLKIAKNKRGKE; encoded by the exons ATGGAAGAAATGCAAACGAGAATTCCCCATATCGTAGTCCTCCCGTACCCCGGCCAAGGCCACATAAATCCCCTCCTCCAATTCGCCAAACGCCTCGCCTCGAAGGGCGTCAAGGCCACCGTAGCCACCACCCACTACACCGTCAAATCCATCCAAGCCGCCGGTATCGCGGTGGAGCCGATCTCCGATGGGTTTGACCAAGGTGGCTTCACTCAAGCACAAAATGAAGATTCTTACCTCAAGTCATTCAAAGAAAATGGGGCCAAAACGCTCTCACAACTCATCCAAAAGTACCAAGACACTAGCCTCCCCGTAACTTGCATAATCTACGACTCGTTTTTCCCATGGGCTCTTGACGTAGCCCATCAACATGGCATACTGGGCGCGTCGTTTTTCACAAACTCGGCCACCGTCTGCGCCATTTTTTGCCACTTACACAATGGTGCGCTAGCGTTACCCGTGAATGTCGATGACGACGAGCCTTTGGTGCTGCCCGGTTTGCCGCCATTGAAGGCGTGCGATGTGCCTGGTTTCATCAAGGCACCCGAAAGCTACCCCGCTTACCTGGCTATGAAATTGAGTCAGTTCTCCAACTTGCAGAAGGCAGATTTTGTTTTTGCCAATTCGTTCCAAGAGTTGGAAGGCAAG gaGGCGAAGAGTGTAGCAAAGTCATGGCCAGCCAAACTCGTAGGACCAATGGTACCATCCTACTACCTAGATGGAAGGATCGAAGGAGACAAAGGCTACGGAGCCAGCCTATGGAAACCACTGAGTGGGCACTGCACAAAATGGCTCGCAACCAAACCACCGAGATCAGTCGCATACATATCCTTCGGCAGCATGGTTGAATTAACCTCGAAACAAACCGAAGAAATAGCATACGCACTAATGCGTAGCAACGTACAATTCCTATGGGTCTTAAGAGACACCGAACGCCACAAACTTCCGACACAGTTCGTCGACGCCACCGAACATAGAGGGCTAGTCGTGTCATGGTGCAACCAGCTCGAAGTTCTGGCGAATGGAGCCGTCGGTTGCTTTGTGACGCACTGCGGATGGAACTCGACGGTTGAAGGGCTGTCGTTAGGCGTCCCGATGGTGGCTATCCCGCAGTGGTCGGATCAAATGACTGATGCAAAGTTTATAGAGGAGGTGTGGGGGGTGGGGGTCAGGTGTAGAGAGGATGAGTTTGGTGTAGTCAGGAGTGAAGAGTTTTTGTTTTGCTTGAAAGAGGTGATGGAAGGGAAGAAAACCGAGGTTGTGAGGAGAAATGCTAGAAAATGGAGAGATTTGGCTAAGGCGGCTGTTGGTGGAGAGGGGAGCTCGGATAAATGTATCGATGAATTTGTGACAAGATTGAAGATCGCGAAGAACAAAAGGGGGAAAGAGTaa
- the LOC140807408 gene encoding LOW QUALITY PROTEIN: DNA polymerase lambda-like (The sequence of the model RefSeq protein was modified relative to this genomic sequence to represent the inferred CDS: deleted 1 base in 1 codon) has product MAPKRSKSPPSDPHGMFSQMAVFLIETGVKAAQLQIWKQKLIQMGAKIEDRLSKKVTHIFAADFNSLLRKIDQERLNRFEGKVVNYQWLENSLRIGEKVPEDSYVLSAGMGGNVRSNNREENHMKVSHFREDNPSQQKKLKTSVGSEESNEISENAHHHSSKSDIASGSPGSSRSLSPEVTSPTDYDQNKDVSTSEASLLYNPPDLNKNITDIFKKLVDIYRALGDDRRSFSYHKAIPVIEKLPFRIVSADQVKHQPGIGKSLQDHVQEIVNTGKLSKLEHFEKDEKVRTISLFGEVWGIGPTTASKLYEKGHRTLDDLRNEESLTNTQMIGLKYFDDIKTRIPRQEVQEMENLLQKVGEEISPGVEIVCGGSYRRGKASCGDLDIIVTHPDGKSHIGFLPKFVRCLKDINFLREDLVFSVHSDEGTDSGVDTYFGLCTYPGRELRHRIDFKVFPRDIYAFGLIAWTGNDVLNRRLRLLAETKGFKLDDTGLFPATQSSGGKRGSKGSASLKFATEKQVFDFLEFPWLEPYERNI; this is encoded by the exons ATGGCGCCAAAGAGGAGCAAATCTCCACCGTCTGATCCCCACGGGATGTTTTCGCAAATGGCTGTCTTCCTTATTGAAACTGGAGTAAAAGCTGCTCAACTGCAG ATATGGAAGCAAAAATTGATCCAAATGGGTGCTAAAATTGAGGATCGTTTATCCAAAAAGGTCACGCACATTTTTGCTGCGGATTTCAATTCTCTTCTCAGGAAAATCGACCAGGAAAGGTTAAACCGATTTGAAGGA AAAGTAGTCAACTATCAGTGGCTAGAGAACAGCTTGAGAATAGGAGAAAAAGTTCCAGAAGATTCATACGTTCTATCTGCTGGTATGGGGGGAAATGTTAGAAGCAACAATCGTGAGGAGAACCATATGAAGGTAAGTCATTTTAGAGAGGACAATCCCTCTCAACAGAAGAAGCTTAAAACATCTGTTGGGTCAGAAGAAAGCAATGAAATTTCAGAGAATGCTCATCATCATTCTTCCAAATCGGATATTGCCAGTGGTTCACCTGGTTCCTCACGCTCTCTAAGCCCAGAAGTGACAAGTCCAACAGATTATGATCAAAATAAAGAT GTCTCCACATCCGAAGCATCATTACTTTACAATCCTCCAGATTTGAACAAGAATATAACTGATATATTTAAGAAGCTCGTCGATATTTACAGAG CCTTGGGTGATGATAGGAGGTCTTTTAGCTATCACAAAGCTATCCCAGTCATTGAAAAACTACCTTTTAGAATTGTAAGTGCAGACCAGGTCAAACACCAACCTGGGATTGGAAAGTCACTGCAAGATCAT GTTCAGGAAATAGTAAACACTGGGAAGCTATCCAAGTTGGAGCACTTCGAGAAGGATGAAAAG GTTCGTACAATCAGCTTATTTGGAGAAGTATGGGGCATCGGACCTACTACTGCAAGTAAACTTTATGAGAAAGGACACAGGACCCTGGATGACTTGAGGAACGAGGAATCACTAACAAATACCCAGATGATAGGATTAAAATACTTTGATGACATCAAGACTAGAATTCCTCGTCAAGAG GTTCAAGAAATGGAAAATCTTCTGCAAAAAGTCGGAGAAGAGATTTCACCTGGG GTAGAGATTGTCTGTGGAGGATCATATAGACGCGGGAAGGCCTCTTGTGGGGATTTGGACATTATTGTTACTCATCCTGATGGGAAGAG TCATATCGGCTTTCTTCCAAAATTTGTGAGGTGCCTCAAGGACATAAATTTTTTAAGAGAAGATCTGGTATTTAGTGTTCAC AGTGACGAG GGTACTGACTCTGGAGTGGACACATATTTTGGTCTTTGCACTTATCCAGGTCGAGAGTTGCGACATCGCATAGATTTCAAG GTTTTTCCCAGAGATATTTATGCATTTGGTTTAATAGCATGGACAGGGAATGATGTACTCAACAGGAG GCTACGATTATTGGCAGAAACGAAGGGATTCAAACTTGATGACACTGGTCTGTTTCCAGCGACTCAAAGTTCAGGTGGCAAAAGG GGAAGCAAAGGTAGTGCAAGTTTAAAGTTTGCAACTGAAAAACAGGTGTTTGATTTCCTCGAATTTCCATGGCTCGAACCCTACGAAAGGAATATATGA
- the LOC140807311 gene encoding protein PLASTID REDOX INSENSITIVE 2, chloroplastic-like — protein sequence MASSISTATPILHDSSTSKLLYSNILPSTPFPSFLSKPNTPLLHIRSSLVCVKRRDNFICRAEKEYKFPDPIPEFADSETEKFRTHLVKKLSKKDVFGDSVDEVVGICTQIFSDFLHTEYGGPGTLLVIPFIDMADTLNERGLPGGPQAARAAVKWAQDHVDKDWKEWTKG from the exons ATGGCTTCCTCCATATCTACGGCAACACCAATCCTCCACGATTCTTCTACTTCAAAATTATTGTATTCAAATATTCTTCCCTCAACTCCATTTCCCTCTTTTCTGAGCAAACCCAATACTCCTCTTCTTCATATTCGTTCTTCTTTAGTTTGTGTCAAAAGAAGGGACAACTTCATTTGCCGGGCCGAAAAGGAGTACAAGTTCCCAGACCCCATCCCAGAATTCGCTGATTCT GAGACTGAGAAGTTTAGAACACATTTGGTTAAGAAGCTGTCCAAGAAAGATGTGTTTGGAGATTCAGTGGATGAAGTAGTTGGAATCTGTACTCAG ATCTTCAGTGATTTTCTGCACACAGAGTACGGTGGTCCAGGAACCCTTTTGGTGATTCCTTTTATCGACATGGCTGACACTTTAAATGAGAGAGGTTTACCTGGAGGACCTCAGGCCGCTCGAGCAGCTGTAAAATGGGCTCAAGATCACGTCGACAAGGATTGGAAAGAGTGGACTAAAGGCTAA
- the LOC140807629 gene encoding uncharacterized protein: protein MVCLFRAYSTLAGCFLKKSPCFGYISPSRKTIFPYSCFRIKKVELLLTSVRVQSYTTKEAGEGSSRKRKVDRKPQMKDDKEAFFVVRKGDLVGVYKSLSDCQAQVGTSICDPPVSVYKGYSMPKDTEKYLLSCGLKNALYSIRASDLTQDLFGTLVHCPPQLSSSRGGTSSEPATKKRPQEALWSDYGEVAGSSLTTNDALQKHFKLDSNGGDQNQSICQSCTLEFDGASKGNPGQAGAGAVLRSDDGSLICRLREGLGVATNNFAEYRAFILGLKYALGKGFTSVRVRGDSKLVCMQIQGQWKVKNQSISGLFEEAKKLKDRFLSFQIIHVLRDLNSEADTQANLAVELAEGQIQEEIDK from the exons ATGGTCTGTTTGTTTCGTGCATACTCAACCTTAGCTGGCTGTTTTCTAAAGAAGAGCCCATGTTTCGGATATATTTCTCCATCACGGAAAACAATCTTCCCATATTCCTGTTTTAGAATAAAAAAAGTGGAATTGCTATTGACATCAGTTAGGGTTCAGTCCTATACGACAAAAGAGGCCGGTGAAGGTAGCTCTCGTAAGAGAAAAGTTGATCGTAAACCGCAAATGAAGGACGACAAGGAAGCGTTTTTTGTGGTTCGTAAAGGTGATCTTGTGGGTGTCTACAAAAGCCTAAGTGATTGTCAGGCTCAAGTTGGAACTTCA ATATGTGATCCACCTGTTAGTGTGTACAAAGGCTACTCCATGCCCAAGGACACGGAGAAGTATCTTCTCTCTTGTGGGCTTAAAAATGCTCTTTATTCCATCAGAGCTTCTGATCTTACTCAAGATCTTTTTGGCACCCTCGTGCACTGCCCCCCACAG CTTTCTTCTTCAAGAGGTGGCACATCTAGTGAGCCCGCGACAAAGAAGAGGCCACAAGAAGCTTTGTGGTCAGATTATGGG GAGGTTGCCGGATCATCATTGACTACAAATGATGCCTTACAAAAGCATTTCAAGTTAGATTCTAATGGAGGGGACCAGAATCAATCAATTTGT CAATCTTGTACTCTTGAATTTGATGGTGCTTCAAAAGGAAATCCTGGCCAAGCCGGGGCTGGAGCTGTACTGCGGTCTGATGATGGAAGTTTG ATTTGTCGATTGCGTGAAGGCTTAGGTGTAGCGACCAATAATTTTGCAGAATACCGTGCCTTTATATTAGGGTTGAAATATGCACTAGGAAAAGGTTTTACAAGTGTAAGAGTTCGAGGCGATTCCAAACTTGTTTGCATGCAG ATCCAGGGTCAATGGAAGGTTAAAAACCAAAGCATCTCCGGCTTGTTTGAAGAAGCAAAGAAATTGAAGGATAGGTTTCTTTCCTTCCAGATCATTCATGTTCTGAGG GACTTGAACTCAGAGGCCGATACTCAGGCTAACTTGGCTGTCGAACTTGCTG AGGGACAAATTCAGGAAGAGATTGATAAGTAG